The proteins below come from a single Parazoarcus communis genomic window:
- a CDS encoding patatin-like phospholipase family protein — MAEVSKPFRVLCLDGGGMRGVYQAAYLATYAARVAKADHPGESTLDIGSAFDLIVGTSTGGIVACALAKGISLQDVQDLYLEYGGKIFPHQWARALPIIGNYVVRNLGIGLRCGEIALREALEAKLGKSTIAEVYEKRGIALAIPTIDINRHSAVVFKTRHLSRLNGRDDLRTLVDVCMATTAAPILRSMAKLAEPGGDGATTATYVDGGLWANNPGLIGMMEAVEILHDLKEQRPIQLFMLGTLPAQGGEEVSDRARYRAAPGWKFGLKAIEAGMNAQAVGYSYLTNKVAELRHDGSFAYRLPAQCPSKALQEYLSNMDDARPKLLNALARQAISDVDYAWASQAQNPHMKAFRAALSESQPHAPTNMEEKHD, encoded by the coding sequence ATGGCTGAAGTAAGCAAACCCTTCAGGGTGTTGTGCTTGGACGGCGGCGGAATGCGCGGGGTCTACCAGGCTGCATATCTAGCGACCTATGCCGCCCGCGTGGCCAAGGCTGATCACCCGGGGGAAAGTACGCTCGATATCGGCAGTGCTTTCGATTTGATCGTTGGCACCAGTACGGGCGGCATCGTGGCTTGCGCGCTCGCCAAGGGTATTTCCCTTCAAGACGTGCAAGATCTGTACTTGGAGTACGGTGGCAAAATCTTCCCGCACCAGTGGGCGCGAGCTCTGCCGATCATTGGTAACTACGTAGTCCGGAATCTCGGTATTGGCCTGCGATGCGGTGAAATCGCGTTACGGGAAGCGCTAGAAGCTAAGTTAGGGAAAAGCACCATCGCCGAGGTCTACGAAAAGCGTGGCATCGCGCTGGCAATCCCGACGATCGACATCAACCGGCACTCCGCTGTCGTCTTCAAGACCAGGCATCTCAGCAGGCTTAATGGCCGCGACGACCTGCGCACGCTGGTGGATGTGTGTATGGCTACTACCGCAGCGCCTATCCTGCGTTCGATGGCGAAGCTGGCTGAGCCTGGCGGAGACGGTGCGACTACTGCAACCTACGTCGACGGCGGTTTGTGGGCCAACAACCCAGGTCTAATCGGGATGATGGAGGCGGTCGAAATTCTTCATGATCTGAAAGAGCAGCGCCCTATCCAGCTATTCATGCTGGGCACGCTGCCCGCGCAGGGGGGAGAAGAAGTCTCCGATCGAGCTCGTTATCGAGCAGCCCCTGGCTGGAAGTTTGGTTTGAAGGCCATTGAGGCCGGAATGAACGCTCAGGCCGTCGGGTACAGTTACCTAACCAATAAGGTTGCTGAATTGCGCCACGACGGAAGTTTTGCTTACCGTCTGCCTGCTCAGTGTCCATCAAAGGCGCTGCAGGAGTATCTGTCTAACATGGACGACGCTCGGCCCAAATTGCTGAATGCGCTCGCACGACAAGCAATCTCTGACGTTGACTATGCATGGGCAAGCCAAGCGCAAAACCCTCACATGAAGGCCTTCCGGGCCGCGCTGTCTGAATCCCAGCCTCACGCACCTACAAATATGGAAGAGAAGCATGACTGA
- a CDS encoding helix-turn-helix domain-containing protein, whose translation MLPAAAIDTAHYRRYIEANVSLRRFPSGLGTRRHALWSERGGLPRALILLSTGRAVLSDSQDELELNGPALVLLSVRPQHFIRLAAGTPALVMSFSDVFVVDAIGKGAESVPLRYMAERPVVSSTVQDADLFEDVTHAFRAIERELARSEDASWRFLTAQLAVIMIQCWRLSGLEAAGRQSTSTQGAILMRFRHMVELHFREHWRIAQYAEALDISPDRLHDICVRTLKRTPLDLVHDRLAHEACQQLVRSGLSIEQVAEDLGFRNATHFSRFFRIRTNSTPARYRNSVVRNRSDKSATIERSFADWP comes from the coding sequence GTGTTACCCGCCGCCGCAATCGACACCGCCCATTACCGCCGCTACATCGAGGCCAACGTGTCACTGCGCCGCTTCCCGAGCGGGCTCGGCACCCGTCGCCACGCCTTGTGGAGCGAACGCGGCGGGCTGCCGCGCGCGTTGATCCTGTTGAGTACCGGCCGCGCCGTCCTCTCCGACAGTCAGGACGAACTCGAGCTCAACGGCCCTGCGCTTGTCCTCCTCTCCGTCCGGCCCCAGCACTTCATCCGTCTCGCGGCCGGCACACCGGCGCTGGTGATGTCGTTCTCCGATGTGTTTGTGGTGGATGCCATCGGCAAGGGCGCGGAATCAGTGCCGCTGCGCTATATGGCCGAACGCCCCGTGGTATCGAGCACGGTGCAGGACGCCGACCTGTTCGAGGATGTCACGCACGCTTTTCGCGCCATCGAACGCGAGCTGGCGCGCAGCGAGGACGCCTCGTGGCGCTTTCTTACGGCACAGCTGGCCGTGATCATGATCCAGTGCTGGCGGCTCTCCGGCCTCGAAGCCGCCGGCAGGCAATCCACCAGCACCCAGGGCGCCATCCTGATGCGCTTCCGTCACATGGTCGAGCTTCACTTCCGCGAACACTGGCGCATCGCCCAATACGCCGAAGCGCTGGATATCTCACCCGACCGCCTCCACGACATCTGCGTGCGCACGCTGAAGCGCACGCCGCTCGACCTCGTTCACGACCGTCTCGCTCATGAAGCCTGTCAGCAACTCGTGCGCTCCGGCCTGAGCATCGAACAGGTCGCCGAAGATCTCGGCTTTCGCAACGCCACGCACTTCAGCCGCTTCTTCCGTATCCGCACCAACAGCACACCGGCCCGTTACCGCAACAGCGTCGTACGCAATCGCAGCGACAAAAGTGCCACGATCGAACGCAGCTTTGCCGACTGGCCCTGA
- a CDS encoding DUF2164 domain-containing protein gives MAIELNKDIRAEAIASIERYFSENMDEPIGNIAAGALLGFFIEEIGPAIYNKGVADAQERLQMRVMELDIEVHEEEFQYWRKLERKGKGRK, from the coding sequence ATGGCGATCGAGCTGAACAAGGACATCCGCGCCGAAGCGATTGCTTCAATCGAGCGCTATTTCAGCGAAAACATGGACGAGCCGATTGGCAACATCGCAGCGGGGGCGTTGCTGGGTTTCTTTATCGAAGAGATCGGTCCGGCGATCTACAACAAGGGCGTGGCGGACGCGCAGGAGCGCTTGCAGATGCGGGTGATGGAGCTCGATATCGAGGTCCATGAAGAGGAGTTTCAGTACTGGCGAAAGCTTGAGCGCAAAGGCAAGGGGCGCAAGTAG
- a CDS encoding IS5 family transposase, whose protein sequence is MRGQLDPQSSMFHYFSPESRVPADHPLRRVKRLADRALGLICAELDALYSSVGRPSIPPERLLKAQLLIALYSVRSDRQFCEQLDYNILFRWFLDMDLESPTLDQSNFSRLRERLVATDVARRFFDEVVNLARKQNLLSSDHFTVDGTLIDAWASFKSFKRKDGTPPNDGDDGTGMVDFKGEKRSNATHQSTTDPESRLMRKGNGQPAKLSYGGHVLMENRNGLCVDILITESIQAEHRAARQLLTRARRRHIHPETLGADKGYHVKAFVEHLREHQIRPHIARIKGRKTPGLDGRTTRTEGYRVSQRKRKRVEEIFGWLKTVGGLRKTRFIGQAKTQMAAFISGAAYNLLRIAKLSVTEVKA, encoded by the coding sequence ATGCGCGGCCAACTCGACCCCCAGTCCTCGATGTTCCATTATTTCTCGCCGGAATCGCGTGTGCCTGCCGATCATCCGCTGCGACGGGTGAAGCGTTTGGCGGATCGAGCCCTTGGTTTGATTTGCGCGGAATTGGATGCGCTTTACTCGTCGGTCGGCCGTCCGTCGATTCCGCCAGAGCGTCTGCTCAAGGCGCAATTGCTGATCGCGCTGTATTCGGTTCGCTCCGACCGGCAGTTCTGCGAACAACTCGACTACAACATCCTGTTCCGCTGGTTCCTCGACATGGATCTCGAGAGTCCGACGCTGGACCAATCGAATTTCAGCCGTCTGCGTGAGCGCCTGGTCGCCACTGACGTAGCCCGACGCTTCTTCGACGAGGTCGTCAATCTGGCCCGGAAGCAGAATCTGCTGTCCTCGGACCATTTCACGGTAGACGGCACGCTGATCGACGCCTGGGCCTCGTTCAAGAGCTTCAAACGCAAGGACGGGACCCCGCCCAATGACGGTGATGATGGCACGGGGATGGTCGACTTCAAGGGCGAGAAGCGCTCGAACGCCACGCATCAAAGCACAACGGACCCCGAGTCCCGCCTCATGAGAAAGGGCAACGGCCAGCCGGCCAAACTCAGCTACGGCGGACATGTGCTCATGGAAAATCGCAACGGGTTGTGCGTCGATATCCTCATCACCGAATCGATTCAGGCCGAGCACCGTGCGGCCCGGCAGTTGCTCACGCGAGCGCGACGCAGGCACATTCACCCCGAGACACTGGGTGCGGACAAGGGCTATCACGTGAAGGCGTTCGTCGAGCATCTGCGCGAGCATCAGATCCGTCCGCACATTGCACGCATCAAGGGTCGGAAGACACCTGGACTGGATGGGCGAACCACCCGGACCGAGGGCTACCGGGTCAGCCAGCGAAAGCGAAAGCGCGTTGAGGAAATATTCGGCTGGTTGAAAACGGTCGGCGGGTTGAGAAAAACCCGCTTCATCGGCCAGGCGAAGACCCAGATGGCGGCCTTTATTTCCGGCGCTGCATACAACCTGCTCCGAATCGCGAAATTGAGCGTTACGGAGGTAAAGGCATGA
- a CDS encoding ThiF family adenylyltransferase, which produces MASAEAIATIEVELDQWCPGHWRRLTFEEMQPHPLSLFCIGWRIELTEGIVRPPAVSHFLLVVDGAFPNSQPKVLAPDMGSDYRWPHVEPKGLLCLRPTSIVAPVGERVRANLDDALELLNWPDDKCVAEFEREFGSYWAQQAIAPDGNLRLLSLVKPGGKPRQLAFHLDTKLGRILVADTKVEVKDWLRNIGAQASDQNILPALLLKLPRPWQPSGFPQTVGDAIRGIPEEALRTTLLPDRKSLFLFEAETPTGPVFAAALASGAKSSKIKNGFRSWAQVPLDHIKRAMAQQRVERVVVSRVDAPWIHGRGHSPEQADLRARRVAIVGCGAVGCEIAELLAKAGVGELTLIDSDNFLSANAGRHLLGLSYLGWNKAKGVATELQRRLPHLKIGAIHRNKFERLTASELEKLAGADMIVTAGLDIEGEAAVNAWRHTLDRPPAYLSTWVEAYAIVGHAVLLYGKDDLMSAFEAERPGFRLTDWPSGAGEVIVEAGCGNVFQPHGAVDLQPTIAVATKLALDALLGRIPESCRRVWFGDRDAVEANGGIAREGFTEVNTMRQIPW; this is translated from the coding sequence ATGGCGTCTGCAGAAGCTATCGCCACCATCGAAGTCGAGCTGGACCAGTGGTGTCCAGGTCACTGGCGGCGGCTCACCTTCGAGGAGATGCAACCTCACCCTCTGTCGCTGTTCTGCATAGGTTGGCGCATCGAGCTCACAGAGGGAATTGTCCGTCCACCGGCGGTGAGCCACTTCCTGCTTGTCGTCGATGGGGCGTTTCCGAATTCCCAGCCCAAGGTGCTGGCGCCCGACATGGGCAGCGACTATCGTTGGCCCCACGTCGAGCCCAAGGGACTCTTGTGTCTGCGGCCTACGTCCATCGTCGCGCCCGTTGGTGAACGTGTCCGCGCTAACCTCGACGATGCGTTGGAGCTACTCAACTGGCCAGACGACAAGTGCGTGGCCGAGTTCGAGCGCGAGTTTGGCTCGTATTGGGCTCAACAAGCCATTGCGCCGGATGGGAACCTACGACTGCTGAGCCTTGTGAAGCCGGGTGGTAAGCCGCGTCAGCTGGCCTTCCATCTAGACACGAAGCTGGGTCGAATCTTGGTAGCCGACACTAAGGTGGAGGTCAAGGACTGGCTGAGGAATATCGGTGCCCAGGCCAGTGACCAGAATATTCTGCCCGCACTTCTTCTGAAACTGCCTCGTCCATGGCAGCCCAGCGGTTTCCCACAGACCGTCGGGGATGCCATCCGCGGCATCCCCGAGGAAGCGTTGCGCACGACCTTGCTGCCCGATCGCAAGTCCCTGTTCCTTTTCGAGGCCGAAACACCTACCGGCCCAGTCTTCGCGGCGGCTCTCGCCAGCGGCGCCAAGAGCTCCAAGATCAAGAACGGGTTTCGCAGTTGGGCGCAGGTGCCCTTGGACCACATCAAGCGAGCCATGGCACAACAGCGCGTCGAGCGAGTCGTGGTTAGTCGTGTCGATGCACCATGGATTCACGGCCGTGGTCATTCGCCTGAACAAGCCGATCTGCGAGCCCGCAGAGTTGCGATTGTGGGATGCGGCGCCGTGGGTTGCGAAATCGCTGAGTTGCTGGCCAAGGCGGGCGTTGGTGAACTAACGCTGATCGATAGCGACAACTTTCTCTCCGCCAACGCTGGTCGTCACCTGCTGGGTCTCAGCTACCTGGGTTGGAACAAAGCCAAGGGTGTGGCCACCGAGTTGCAGCGCCGATTACCTCACCTGAAGATCGGCGCGATCCACCGCAACAAGTTTGAGCGTCTTACAGCGTCGGAACTCGAGAAGCTCGCCGGCGCCGACATGATCGTGACCGCAGGCCTCGACATCGAAGGCGAAGCGGCGGTAAATGCGTGGCGTCACACTCTGGACCGTCCTCCGGCTTACCTGAGTACTTGGGTTGAGGCGTACGCCATCGTCGGGCACGCCGTGCTGCTGTACGGCAAGGATGATCTCATGTCGGCCTTTGAAGCCGAACGCCCAGGTTTTCGGTTGACCGATTGGCCGTCCGGCGCAGGCGAGGTAATCGTGGAGGCTGGTTGCGGCAACGTATTCCAGCCTCATGGCGCGGTAGATCTCCAACCAACCATCGCCGTGGCGACTAAGCTTGCTCTGGATGCGCTGCTCGGGCGTATTCCAGAGTCCTGCAGGCGTGTATGGTTTGGAGACCGAGATGCCGTGGAGGCAAATGGTGGCATCGCCCGAGAAGGCTTCACCGAAGTGAACACAATGCGGCAGATTCCATGGTGA
- a CDS encoding Mov34/MPN/PAD-1 family protein, which produces MVTLRRPNGGGAHYLVGRLESVVQQVRISADALMHMYRYRQCSPWAKEAGGQLFGTISAEQILVTTATGPYARDERSRYRYRSDPAAAQHAILAQAEAGLLYLGEWHTHAEDNPDASGLDGEAMHLLLAKSQLNSNALLMLIVGRNLTVDSLGLWSVTAERVDQWHLEYIIT; this is translated from the coding sequence ATGGTGACCTTGCGTCGTCCAAATGGCGGTGGTGCACATTACCTAGTCGGCCGGCTTGAATCAGTTGTCCAGCAGGTGCGGATAAGCGCTGACGCCCTGATGCATATGTATCGCTACCGGCAGTGCTCACCTTGGGCAAAGGAGGCCGGCGGCCAACTGTTCGGAACCATCAGCGCTGAACAGATTCTAGTTACTACCGCGACTGGCCCGTATGCCCGTGACGAACGGTCGCGCTACCGCTATCGATCCGACCCCGCCGCCGCCCAGCACGCCATTCTTGCTCAGGCTGAGGCTGGTCTGCTCTACCTCGGAGAATGGCACACACATGCCGAAGATAACCCCGATGCCTCGGGCTTAGACGGTGAAGCCATGCACCTGCTCCTCGCCAAGTCCCAATTGAACAGCAACGCGCTCCTAATGCTGATTGTCGGACGGAATCTCACGGTCGATAGCCTTGGACTGTGGAGCGTGACGGCAGAGCGCGTAGATCAATGGCATCTGGAATACATCATCACTTAA
- a CDS encoding aldehyde dehydrogenase: MQHAPLLINNCDVAASGNATFDCCNPVSGEVVTRAAAATVADATSAVDAAAAAFTPWGEMLPAQRQTLLHTAADLLIERADRFEQAITAETGTTTSWARFNCQLAADILREAAAMVTHVQGEIIPSNRAGSIAMIVRQPAGVVLAFAPWNAPVLLGIRAIAMPLACGNTVVLKGSELSPLTHRLIGEVLRDAGFPPGVCNIVLNAPADSGAVVEALIAHPAVRRVSFTGSTRVGRMVAELCARHLKPCLLGLGGKAPLLVLDDADIDEAVKAAAFGVFFNQGQICMSTERILVDHRVADDFTARLAERARSLTAGASGCPLGSMISVEAAERIRQLVVDAVNKGAELIVGGDIAGSIVQPTLVDHVTPTMRLYHEETFGPIAAVMRFDDIEEAISIANDSDYGLSAAVFGRDTLRAFQIAKRIESAICHINGPTVQDEAQIPFGGIKASGWGRFGGKPAIDEFTELRWISIQTQPQDYPL; the protein is encoded by the coding sequence ATGCAGCACGCCCCACTGCTCATCAACAACTGCGACGTCGCCGCCAGCGGCAATGCCACCTTCGACTGCTGCAACCCGGTGAGCGGAGAAGTAGTCACTCGCGCGGCCGCCGCCACAGTGGCCGACGCCACCAGCGCAGTCGATGCCGCTGCCGCCGCATTCACCCCGTGGGGCGAAATGCTGCCCGCGCAGCGCCAAACCCTGCTCCACACCGCCGCCGATCTGCTGATCGAACGGGCTGATCGTTTTGAACAAGCGATCACCGCCGAAACCGGCACCACGACTTCATGGGCGCGCTTCAACTGTCAGCTCGCGGCCGATATCCTGCGCGAGGCCGCGGCCATGGTCACCCACGTTCAGGGCGAGATCATTCCCTCCAACCGCGCCGGTTCGATCGCCATGATCGTGCGCCAGCCCGCGGGCGTAGTCCTCGCCTTTGCACCGTGGAATGCGCCCGTGCTGCTCGGCATTCGCGCAATCGCAATGCCGCTTGCGTGCGGCAACACCGTCGTCCTCAAAGGCTCGGAACTTTCCCCCCTGACCCACCGCCTGATCGGCGAGGTGCTGCGCGACGCCGGCTTTCCGCCAGGAGTGTGCAACATCGTGCTCAACGCACCGGCGGATTCCGGCGCCGTCGTCGAAGCGCTGATCGCCCACCCCGCCGTGCGGCGGGTGAGTTTCACCGGTTCGACCCGCGTCGGGCGCATGGTGGCGGAGCTCTGCGCCCGCCATCTCAAGCCCTGCCTGCTCGGTCTGGGCGGCAAGGCTCCGCTGCTGGTGCTTGATGACGCGGACATCGACGAGGCCGTCAAGGCAGCCGCTTTCGGCGTGTTTTTCAACCAGGGACAGATCTGCATGTCGACCGAGCGCATCCTGGTCGACCACCGCGTCGCCGACGACTTCACCGCACGCCTGGCGGAACGTGCCCGCAGCCTGACTGCCGGCGCCTCCGGTTGCCCGCTCGGCTCAATGATCAGCGTCGAGGCGGCCGAGCGCATCCGCCAACTGGTGGTCGATGCCGTGAACAAGGGCGCAGAGCTGATCGTCGGCGGCGATATTGCCGGCAGTATTGTGCAGCCGACCCTGGTCGACCACGTCACCCCCACGATGCGCCTCTACCACGAGGAAACCTTCGGCCCCATCGCCGCGGTCATGCGTTTCGACGATATCGAAGAGGCCATCTCGATCGCAAACGACAGTGACTACGGGCTGTCCGCGGCCGTGTTCGGACGTGACACCCTGCGGGCCTTCCAGATCGCCAAGCGCATTGAGTCGGCGATCTGCCATATCAACGGGCCCACCGTACAGGACGAAGCGCAGATCCCGTTCGGCGGCATCAAGGCCAGTGGCTGGGGACGTTTCGGGGGCAAGCCAGCCATCGACGAATTTACCGAACTGCGCTGGATCAGCATCCAGACCCAGCCGCAGGATTACCCTTTGTGA
- a CDS encoding SphA family protein, protein MRKLSHSLAVCALACLATTATAKEGADQYPNGAENWLAGALPPPGTYYLNYFGYYSGDLRNGDGKRVSGASAEAWFNAFRVVHVSGHRILGGNWGWYAILPVVSQKVSLGSTNTVAGLGDATFDPFVISWHTDNWHWATGMSINLPTGRYKEGDPTQSIGANYWSIEPLFAVSYLNKDGWELSAKFMYNIKSSNKDFRLAPGAEKMEYASGDEFHVDYLVGKRFGAWGVGLSGYYLTQINKDKLEGHTLAANPGVWSEGRRGQVFAIGPSVTYTNASGVHFIGQWQRETGVENRFGGDKLWFKAIMPL, encoded by the coding sequence ATGAGAAAACTCAGCCACAGCCTCGCCGTCTGCGCCCTCGCCTGCCTGGCCACCACCGCCACCGCCAAGGAAGGCGCCGATCAGTATCCCAACGGTGCCGAAAACTGGCTCGCCGGCGCACTGCCCCCACCCGGAACCTACTACCTCAACTACTTCGGCTATTACAGCGGAGATCTGCGCAATGGCGACGGCAAGCGGGTGTCCGGCGCAAGCGCAGAGGCCTGGTTCAATGCCTTCCGCGTGGTGCACGTATCCGGGCACAGGATTCTTGGCGGCAACTGGGGCTGGTACGCCATCCTCCCGGTGGTGTCACAGAAGGTCTCGCTGGGCAGCACGAACACCGTTGCCGGCCTCGGCGACGCCACCTTCGATCCTTTCGTGATCTCGTGGCACACGGACAACTGGCACTGGGCCACGGGCATGAGCATCAACCTGCCCACCGGCCGCTACAAGGAAGGCGACCCGACGCAGAGCATCGGCGCCAACTACTGGAGCATCGAACCGCTGTTCGCGGTGAGCTACCTCAACAAGGACGGCTGGGAGCTGTCCGCCAAGTTCATGTACAACATCAAGTCGAGCAACAAGGACTTTCGCCTTGCGCCCGGCGCAGAAAAAATGGAATACGCCTCGGGCGACGAGTTCCACGTCGACTACCTCGTGGGCAAGCGCTTCGGCGCGTGGGGGGTCGGGCTTTCGGGGTATTATCTGACGCAGATCAATAAAGACAAGCTCGAAGGCCACACCTTGGCCGCCAACCCCGGTGTCTGGTCCGAGGGTCGGCGCGGGCAGGTGTTCGCGATCGGCCCGAGCGTGACCTATACCAATGCATCAGGCGTGCATTTCATCGGTCAGTGGCAGCGTGAAACCGGGGTTGAAAACCGCTTCGGCGGTGACAAGCTCTGGTTCAAGGCGATCATGCCGCTGTAG
- a CDS encoding cyclic GMP-AMP synthase DncV-like nucleotidyltransferase, which produces MTDINCDGDMTGYHRDEVTLALSQQKDMRGRRDNGRDRLRKGLDTAGKPQPREVHSQGSYQMRTMVQDPGNDYDIDDGAYFWSEDLKDDDGVELTPLEARQRVCDALKWDGRFKQEAEVKNNCVRQAYAAGYHIDVPVYRIVTEKDWAGNDVEKYELASGNSWLISDARAVTKWFNDQVGELNSGQADGSQMRRITKLTKKFARRVDWKASTTSGITISKLVVDHFVANAGRDDKALRQTWQMIHSALTLSTQVAHPHPIVTKNLAEQGDDQVTYFRDCLKAALDTLKVLDRDDCTRAMAREAWDSVFDTKFFSNRPDPDAANKGSSLGSIMTVTSVETARREDGGGRFG; this is translated from the coding sequence ATGACTGACATCAACTGTGACGGCGACATGACTGGCTACCATCGAGACGAGGTCACCCTAGCGCTTAGCCAGCAGAAGGACATGCGCGGTCGAAGGGACAATGGCCGGGACCGTCTGCGCAAAGGCCTCGACACCGCAGGCAAGCCGCAGCCACGCGAGGTGCACTCTCAGGGCTCGTATCAGATGCGCACCATGGTGCAGGACCCTGGCAACGACTACGACATCGATGACGGCGCCTATTTCTGGTCCGAGGACCTGAAGGATGACGACGGTGTGGAGTTGACCCCGCTGGAGGCTCGGCAGCGTGTGTGCGACGCCTTGAAGTGGGACGGCCGCTTCAAACAGGAAGCTGAGGTCAAGAACAACTGCGTTCGCCAAGCTTATGCTGCGGGTTATCACATCGATGTGCCGGTCTACCGCATCGTGACGGAGAAGGACTGGGCTGGAAACGATGTCGAGAAGTACGAGTTGGCCAGCGGTAACTCGTGGCTCATTTCAGATGCACGTGCCGTCACGAAGTGGTTCAACGACCAAGTAGGCGAGCTCAACTCAGGTCAGGCCGACGGCAGCCAGATGCGGCGCATCACCAAACTGACAAAGAAATTTGCCCGGCGCGTGGATTGGAAGGCGAGCACGACCAGTGGGATCACTATCTCGAAACTCGTCGTCGACCATTTCGTGGCCAACGCGGGCCGCGACGACAAGGCGTTGCGTCAGACCTGGCAGATGATCCACTCGGCCCTGACCTTGTCAACCCAGGTTGCTCATCCTCATCCGATTGTGACGAAGAACCTGGCGGAGCAAGGCGATGACCAAGTCACGTACTTCCGGGACTGCTTAAAGGCGGCGCTGGACACCCTCAAGGTGCTCGACCGCGACGACTGCACGCGCGCGATGGCCCGTGAAGCCTGGGATAGTGTGTTCGACACGAAATTTTTCTCCAACCGGCCTGATCCCGATGCCGCCAACAAGGGGTCCAGTCTAGGTTCTATCATGACTGTCACATCGGTAGAGACCGCCCGTCGCGAGGACGGCGGCGGGCGTTTCGGCTGA
- a CDS encoding SAM-dependent methyltransferase, translated as MNQESIWSARYRDAGDDYLFGTEPNRFLAHRLDLLQSGRTALSVADGEGRNSVWLAEQGLEVTAIEISAVAVEKARHLAAGRKLDVNFIQADMLAPGWPPEDMHNAFDWVVGIFIQFVGPAWRDKQFEVMKRLTRPGGRILLQGYTPKQLEYKTGGPSAVENLYTKDVLREAFADWEIEELVEYEDDVQEGKGHKGRSALIGMVARKPE; from the coding sequence ATGAATCAGGAAAGCATCTGGAGCGCCCGTTACCGTGACGCAGGCGACGACTACCTGTTCGGCACCGAGCCCAACCGCTTCCTCGCCCACCGGCTCGACCTGCTGCAAAGCGGGCGCACTGCGCTATCGGTGGCCGACGGCGAAGGCCGCAACTCGGTCTGGCTCGCCGAACAGGGACTTGAAGTCACCGCCATCGAAATCTCCGCCGTTGCCGTGGAAAAAGCCCGCCACCTTGCCGCTGGCCGCAAGCTCGACGTCAATTTCATTCAGGCCGACATGCTCGCCCCCGGCTGGCCGCCGGAAGACATGCACAACGCCTTTGACTGGGTCGTCGGCATCTTCATCCAGTTCGTCGGCCCCGCATGGCGCGACAAACAGTTCGAAGTCATGAAGCGCCTCACCCGCCCCGGCGGCCGCATCCTGCTGCAGGGCTACACCCCCAAACAGCTCGAATACAAAACCGGCGGACCCTCCGCGGTGGAAAACCTCTACACCAAAGACGTCCTGCGCGAAGCATTTGCAGACTGGGAGATCGAGGAACTGGTCGAATACGAAGACGATGTCCAAGAAGGAAAAGGCCACAAAGGCCGCTCTGCACTGATCGGCATGGTCGCGCGCAAGCCCGAGTAA